GGGGTCGCCAAATCGGCGAGCTAGCGGCGGTGAGGTGGGTTGGGGGTGGCGCGAGGTGGAAGGAGGGGTCGCTCTGTGGCGGGCCAGGGGAGGGAGAAAACATGACACTTTGTTGTCCGCGGGCTGCTCAAATCTGGACCAAATTTGGTCTGGGTTTGAGCATCCACGGACTGTTGTCCGTATGAGCAGCCCCATAGGGGCCTGGTTTTGGCCCAGCCTGCTCAAAACGGACTGGTCCGGGGCAATTGAGCAGCCACGTAGGAGATGTCCTTATATGTAGCGGATGGTCGGATGGATATATGTAGCGGATGGATACTTGTGCCAGCTACTACTAACTGAAGTGGCAGGGGCTTTTTTCTACCGCCAGTGCTACATTTTCACAATAGTAATGTCCGTTTCAAATACTTGCCTGCTACTGATTTGAAGCCACCTATAAGCCTTTTTCTAATAGGGGTAGTTGTCACTATTGAACCACTAGATGTCATGTTAATTGTAGAAGGAATATGTAAACAAGGCAGGTTAATATATATTGAATGAAATGAAGAAACGATAAATTGAACGAAATGAAGTGCAACCCAGAATACTATTAATCTACCACGTCTAACATCATATCTTGCCGGCGTACGTGGATGTCGAGAAATCCTAACCTCACCGCACTCACGATATGTCAAAAATGTATGTCAGAACTTTGTCTGACGGGTGAACTCGAGGAGGATGAGAAACATGAGATCCTCAGATACCAATCCCAAGATCAAGGCTGCCATCTGCCCGAGTGTCACTCTTGGAAGGACTAAAACCCTCTAATCCAAACTACTAACTGAAGCCGAGGCATTGAGGTTCCACTGTCAATGGTTGCCAAAGCAACACACAAAGGAGTCGAATCCGACGAGTTCCTAGCTGTCGCTGCCGCTTAAGAAACTAGATGTGTACCTCAGAAGTTTAGAGTGGTCGATCAAAATATTTAAGGCTCTGTCTGATGCTCAATGTTACAAGAGAGAGACATGGACTGGTAGGAAATATGATGGATGTTGTATTGAACCTCATGGTCGagtctatgtaggagtacatactTAGAGGGCAAGAAGCCTCTCTTAGAGACGGGGTAGGAGACGAAGATGAAGGGGGTGGACTGGCGGCGCGACATGGGCGAGCAAGCTACATCGACACCGTAGAAGAGATGCGGCCGTGGCCTGACGGCGATGGAGGCGGTTGGTTAGGAGCGCGGCGACGATGCTCgaagtagacgaggaagaacccaAGACCGTGACAAAGACCAGCGTGGACGGTGGCTTTCCCGCGACTAGGGAGGCAACGCGATGCATGCCACATAGAAGTCGATGCGCGGGGACGGTGGCGTGGACCATGCATCCCGGTGCTACGGCCCGAAGGGGTGACGACGCGGCAACACACGGGTCAGGGCGACTTCAAAAAGACCTCATTGTCACGGCTCGAAGGGGCGACACAGTGGCGGTACACGAGTCGGTGTAGCCACGAGGGTGGTGTCCCTGCACTCCCTCGGTCGATGTGTGGCGGCCTGCTTTGAACCCTCACGGGGGTGCTATCTCGTGAGATTGCTGAGGCCATGGCGCTTCAACGGACAACAAGGTTGGCGCTTGATAAAGGTTTCACAAATGTTTTTTAAGACTGACTGCCTTTCGGTTGTGCAACGTGTGACGTCTTCATCGAAGGATCGTTCTGTGGTAGGAGCCATTTATGGCTGAGATCAAAGAAGCGGCGAGCGGCCTCTCCTCTTTGTTGTTCATGCATATCCGTCGGCACCTTAATATATCAGCTCATGTTTTAGCAAATCAGGTTTGACCACGTTTAGTCTTTATTTCTTTCATTCTCTTCCGGATTGTATCCGGGAGACTATTTATAACTTTGTTGCTTGATCAATAAATGTCGACGTTCTCTAAAAAAATCAAACTTAAAAATCGTCAAATATGTATATGAATCTTCGAGTAAAATCAACGACCGGTAATTAAGTCACATGTAGATGTGCTTTAGCACATCCACATAGGAAACCGCTGACATTTCTTAATGAAGGATTGAgcgaatgatttttttttctccaAAATAGAATGGAAATGAATCCAAAGGAAAATTCCAAAGAATTGTAATCATGTGAATCAACCTGCCAACGCAGGAAAGATCCCCAAGGACATAAATCCTCTAAAATTTCTATAAATTCCCTTGAATCAAAGGAGCTctaaaaatgttttatgcataACTATTATGTTCTGCCTAATTGCACTTCTGGTTTAATTTCCTCCGCGAAACCGACGACGAACATCAGTTGTAGCCTCCGCGTCGCCCGGGCGCGGTCGGCAGCTTCTGCTGCTGGACGATGAGCCGTGCCGGGATCGGCCGGCCGGTGCCAGAGCCTCCGCAGCTGCGGCACCGCTTGCGGCCGGAGCCGGAGCACGTCCCGCAGCCGACGTCGCCGTCGGACCAGCGGCTGCAGAGGCACTCCTCCCGGCCGGTGCCGCTGCACGTGGAGCAACGGGGCCGCGCGTCCCACCTGGACGCCGCCGGCAGCCCGTCCCCGGTCGTCCGGTTCGCCATCACCACGCCCGCCAGCATCCCGAGCCCCGCCGACGCGATCACCACGGGCGCCACCATCTTCGCAGCAGAACTCTCTCTTCTTCTCTTGCTGCGCAGACTGCCGGCTAGCTACCGGAGAAAGGAACAGCAGACGAGGGGGAAGAGGAGTTGTACACTTGC
This genomic stretch from Hordeum vulgare subsp. vulgare chromosome 6H, MorexV3_pseudomolecules_assembly, whole genome shotgun sequence harbors:
- the LOC123404675 gene encoding uncharacterized protein LOC123404675 translates to MVAPVVIASAGLGMLAGVVMANRTTGDGLPAASRWDARPRCSTCSGTGREECLCSRWSDGDVGCGTCSGSGRKRCRSCGGSGTGRPIPARLIVQQQKLPTAPGRRGGYN